A stretch of Amycolatopsis balhimycina FH 1894 DNA encodes these proteins:
- a CDS encoding NAD kinase: protein MTTEREVLLMVHPDREATGEAAREVSARFAKAGIRIRVIEEDVCALINPDEHGAGSRCTVVAADDNPAEGVELVFVLGGDGTLLRAAEVARPAGVPVLGVNLGRVGFLAEADSDALADTVQRVVDGDYQVEERMTIDVTVTHDGEEVARTWALNEASVEKSTRERVLDALIEVDGRPVSAFGCDGVLCATPTGSTAYAFSAGGPIIWPDVQALLVVPSNAHAMFSRPLVVSRDSVITVGIDPDGSSAVLTCDGTRPIDLEPGARVRVTCGKIPVRLVRLWDGPFTDRLVQKFSLPVKSWRERHARPVE, encoded by the coding sequence ATGACCACCGAACGTGAAGTGCTCCTCATGGTGCATCCCGATCGTGAAGCGACGGGTGAAGCCGCGCGCGAGGTTTCGGCGCGCTTCGCCAAGGCAGGCATCCGGATCCGGGTGATCGAGGAAGACGTCTGTGCGCTGATCAACCCGGACGAGCACGGTGCCGGGTCGAGGTGCACCGTCGTCGCCGCGGACGACAACCCCGCCGAAGGCGTGGAGCTGGTCTTCGTCCTCGGCGGCGACGGCACGCTGCTGCGCGCGGCCGAGGTCGCGCGCCCCGCCGGGGTGCCCGTGCTCGGTGTGAACCTCGGGCGCGTCGGCTTCCTCGCCGAGGCCGACTCGGACGCGCTGGCCGACACCGTGCAGCGCGTCGTCGACGGCGACTACCAGGTCGAAGAGCGGATGACCATCGACGTCACGGTCACCCACGACGGCGAAGAGGTCGCCCGCACCTGGGCGCTCAACGAAGCCAGCGTGGAGAAGAGCACCCGCGAACGGGTCCTGGACGCGCTGATCGAGGTCGACGGCCGTCCGGTGTCCGCGTTCGGCTGCGACGGTGTGCTGTGCGCCACACCGACCGGTTCGACGGCGTACGCGTTCTCGGCGGGCGGCCCGATCATCTGGCCGGACGTCCAGGCGCTGCTGGTCGTGCCGAGCAACGCGCACGCGATGTTCTCGCGCCCGCTCGTCGTTTCCCGCGACTCGGTGATCACCGTCGGGATCGACCCCGACGGCTCGTCCGCGGTCCTGACCTGCGACGGGACCCGGCCCATCGACCTGGAGCCGGGCGCGCGGGTGCGCGTGACCTGCGGCAAGATCCCGGTGCGCCTGGTGCGGTTGTGGGACGGCCCCTTCACCGATCGGCTGGTCCAGAAGTTTTCGCTGCCGGTGAAGAGCTGGCGCGAGCGGCACGCGCGCCCCGTCGAGTAA
- a CDS encoding TlyA family RNA methyltransferase has protein sequence MPKRARLDAELVRRGLARSREQASALITGGKVTVRGMVAAKPATGVESDAPIVVKHEDDPGWASRGAHKLLGALEAFTGLSVEGKRCLDAGASTGGFTDVLLRNGAATVIAADVGRGLLDWRIRTDERVVVMDRTNVRNLTPDDLGGQVDLVVGDLSFISLKLVLPALAACARDGADLVPMVKPQFEVGKDRLGSGGVVRDPELRAESVLTVIDEAAKLGLALRGVTASPLPGPSGNVEYFVWLKKVRVTEEHVAESTVDTVDRSEAERLVRTAVEEGPA, from the coding sequence GTGCCCAAGCGGGCCCGCCTCGACGCGGAACTGGTTCGGCGCGGCCTCGCGCGGTCGCGCGAGCAGGCGTCGGCCCTGATCACCGGCGGCAAGGTCACCGTCCGCGGCATGGTCGCGGCCAAACCCGCCACCGGCGTGGAATCCGACGCGCCCATCGTCGTCAAGCACGAGGACGACCCCGGCTGGGCGTCCCGCGGCGCGCACAAGCTCCTCGGTGCCCTGGAAGCGTTCACGGGCCTCAGCGTCGAGGGCAAGCGCTGCCTCGACGCCGGCGCGTCCACCGGTGGCTTCACCGACGTCCTGCTCCGGAACGGCGCCGCGACCGTGATCGCCGCCGACGTGGGCCGTGGCCTGCTCGACTGGCGGATTCGCACCGACGAACGTGTAGTGGTCATGGATCGCACCAACGTCCGCAACCTCACGCCCGACGACCTCGGCGGGCAAGTCGACCTCGTCGTCGGCGACCTTTCGTTCATCTCCCTCAAACTCGTGCTGCCCGCGCTCGCCGCCTGCGCGCGCGACGGCGCCGATCTGGTGCCGATGGTGAAACCGCAGTTCGAGGTCGGCAAGGACCGCCTCGGCAGCGGTGGCGTGGTCCGCGACCCGGAACTGCGCGCCGAATCGGTGCTCACCGTCATCGACGAGGCCGCGAAGCTCGGGCTCGCGCTGCGTGGGGTGACCGCCAGCCCGCTGCCCGGGCCGTCCGGGAACGTCGAATATTTCGTCTGGCTGAAGAAAGTCCGTGTCACTGAAGAACATGTGGCCGAGTCCACAGTGGACACGGTAGACAGGTCTGAGGCCGAGCGGCTCGTCCGAACCGCCGTCGAGGAAGGGCCCGCATGA
- a CDS encoding HAD-IIA family hydrolase — protein sequence MSDALLAAYDAVLFDLDGTVYHGTRVIPGAPETVRAAREHGTPVRFVTNNASKAPDEVVAHLTELGMAAEIGEVHTSAQAGVVLLKERLEPGAEVLVVGTESLAAEVAQAGLEPVRENGDDVRAVVQGHSPDNTWAALAEACLAIRAGALWVACNVDATLPSERGLLPGNGSMVAALRTATDVEPLVAGKPEPLLFETAARSAGAERPLVVGDRLDTDIAGAVAAGIDSLVVLSGVATPKQLIEAIPAERGTYLADDLTALTSNPEDLRIGPRPGWSVTTQDGVLTATGDGNDLDLLRALCHTAWETGVTEPDEDAKARLGLS from the coding sequence ATGAGTGACGCACTCCTCGCGGCCTACGACGCGGTCCTGTTCGACCTCGACGGCACCGTCTACCACGGCACCCGGGTGATCCCGGGCGCCCCGGAGACGGTGCGGGCCGCGCGGGAGCACGGCACGCCCGTCCGGTTCGTCACGAACAACGCCTCCAAGGCGCCTGACGAGGTCGTCGCGCACCTCACCGAGCTCGGCATGGCCGCCGAGATCGGTGAGGTGCACACCAGCGCCCAGGCCGGCGTCGTCCTGCTGAAGGAGCGGCTCGAGCCCGGCGCCGAGGTCCTCGTCGTCGGCACCGAATCGCTGGCCGCCGAGGTCGCCCAGGCGGGGCTCGAGCCGGTGCGGGAGAACGGCGACGACGTCCGGGCCGTCGTGCAGGGGCACTCGCCCGACAACACGTGGGCCGCGCTGGCCGAGGCTTGCCTCGCCATCCGCGCCGGCGCGTTGTGGGTGGCCTGCAACGTCGACGCGACGCTGCCCAGCGAGCGCGGCCTGCTGCCCGGCAACGGCTCGATGGTCGCCGCGCTGCGCACCGCCACCGACGTCGAACCGCTGGTCGCCGGGAAGCCGGAGCCGTTGCTGTTCGAGACCGCGGCGCGGTCGGCCGGCGCGGAACGGCCGCTGGTCGTCGGCGACCGGCTCGACACCGACATCGCCGGCGCGGTCGCCGCGGGCATCGACTCCCTGGTCGTCCTGTCCGGTGTCGCGACGCCGAAACAGCTGATCGAGGCGATTCCGGCCGAGCGGGGGACGTACCTCGCCGACGACCTCACCGCGCTCACCAGCAACCCGGAGGACCTGCGGATCGGGCCGCGCCCGGGCTGGTCCGTCACCACCCAGGACGGCGTGCTGACCGCGACCGGGGATGGCAACGACCTCGATCTGCTCCGCGCGCTCTGCCACACGGCGTGGGAGACGGGCGTCACCGAGCCGGACGAAGACGCCAAGGCGCGGCTCGGTCTGTCCTGA
- a CDS encoding tetratricopeptide repeat protein, which translates to MAETVGKHLVAAGGLIDSDPEAALEHAKYAKAKASRVPIVREALGLVAYQSGNWSEALSELRAVRRMTRTDDHIAIIADAERALGRPERALDLAKEVDTAKLAKATQIELAIVAAGARRDLGQIDAAVVSLQGDDLKPEKRDPWSARLFYAYADNLVAAGRKEEAVRWFLNAAEADAEDETDAAERAADLANEDKDTENKDTENKDAEEKDTEATDE; encoded by the coding sequence TTGGCGGAGACCGTCGGGAAGCACCTCGTCGCCGCCGGCGGCCTGATCGACAGCGATCCCGAGGCCGCCCTCGAGCACGCCAAGTACGCCAAGGCCAAGGCCTCGCGGGTCCCGATCGTCCGCGAAGCGCTCGGCCTGGTCGCCTACCAGTCCGGCAACTGGTCGGAGGCTCTCTCCGAACTGCGGGCCGTCCGGCGGATGACCCGCACCGACGACCACATCGCGATCATCGCCGACGCCGAGCGTGCGCTCGGGCGCCCCGAGCGGGCCCTCGACCTCGCGAAGGAGGTCGACACCGCGAAGCTGGCGAAGGCGACTCAGATCGAGCTCGCGATCGTCGCGGCCGGCGCCCGGCGGGACCTCGGGCAGATCGACGCCGCCGTGGTGTCGCTGCAGGGTGACGACCTCAAGCCGGAGAAGCGCGACCCGTGGAGCGCGCGGCTCTTCTACGCCTACGCCGACAACCTGGTGGCCGCCGGGCGCAAGGAGGAGGCCGTCCGCTGGTTCCTCAACGCCGCCGAGGCCGACGCCGAGGACGAGACCGACGCCGCCGAGCGGGCCGCGGACCTGGCGAACGAAGACAAGGACACCGAAAACAAGGACACCGAAAACAAGGACGCCGAGGAGAAGGACACCGAAGCGACCGATGAGTGA